From a single Adhaeribacter swui genomic region:
- a CDS encoding sulfotransferase-like domain-containing protein: MVIHLISGPRNVSTALMYSFAQRPDTQVMDEPFYAVYLKITGLRHPGREQVLQSLSQDPNQVFNLINKQELSAGNVFVKNMGHHLQGFDYQKITNYQNVFLIREPGQMLYSYAKVREKPTLNDIGLKHQAELFSWLQSQGQQPLVLDGNELRQNPRKILAALCARLHLPFTESMLHWEPGPRAEDGCWAPYWYANVHQSTGFLPPDTTENQLPRDLEEIKQASLPYYQFLKKHAISA; encoded by the coding sequence ATGGTCATTCATTTAATTTCCGGTCCGCGTAATGTTTCTACGGCTTTAATGTATTCTTTTGCGCAACGGCCCGACACCCAGGTAATGGATGAACCTTTTTACGCCGTTTATTTAAAAATTACGGGTTTACGGCATCCCGGCCGCGAACAGGTACTCCAATCTTTATCTCAAGACCCAAACCAGGTTTTTAATTTAATAAACAAGCAGGAACTGTCTGCCGGTAATGTATTTGTAAAAAACATGGGGCACCATTTGCAAGGCTTCGATTATCAGAAAATTACTAATTACCAGAATGTTTTCTTGATCCGGGAGCCTGGCCAGATGTTGTACTCCTACGCCAAAGTGCGGGAAAAACCTACTTTAAACGATATTGGCTTAAAGCACCAGGCCGAACTGTTTAGCTGGCTGCAAAGCCAAGGGCAGCAACCTTTGGTGCTCGATGGAAATGAACTGCGCCAAAACCCCCGGAAAATTTTAGCGGCCCTTTGTGCCCGTTTGCATTTGCCGTTTACCGAATCGATGCTTCATTGGGAACCAGGACCGCGGGCCGAAGATGGTTGCTGGGCCCCGTATTGGTACGCCAACGTGCACCAGTCCACGGGGTTTCTGCCGCCCGATACTACCGAAAATCAGTTACCTCGAGATCTGGAAGAAATTAAACAAGCATCCTTACCATATTACCAATTTTTAAAAAAACACGCGATTTCAGCTTAA
- a CDS encoding SDR family NAD(P)-dependent oxidoreductase translates to MRLQNKVIIVTGSCTGIGKAIAERCVAEGAQVVIHGLEPEWGEQVVAKLGTQNAVLHIEDLTLPEAPQRLVEIAIQTFGRLDALVNNAALVISSNIQTTDEAFLRKVLEVNTVAPLALIKAALPQLSQNRGSVLNIGSVNAWSGEPNLLAYSISKGALMTMTRNLGDTLHRENNVRVNQINPGWVLTENEAQRKHEQGLPEDWYKAIPNVFAPAGRILWPSEIAAAAIYWLADESGPISGQVVDLEQHPFLGRNPPKDASTLST, encoded by the coding sequence ATGCGGCTGCAAAATAAAGTAATTATTGTAACGGGCAGTTGCACCGGCATTGGCAAAGCCATTGCCGAACGTTGTGTGGCCGAAGGCGCTCAAGTTGTTATTCATGGTTTAGAGCCGGAATGGGGCGAACAAGTAGTAGCTAAATTGGGAACTCAAAACGCGGTATTACACATCGAGGATTTAACCCTCCCCGAAGCGCCGCAGCGATTAGTAGAAATAGCCATACAAACTTTTGGCCGTTTAGATGCCCTTGTAAATAACGCTGCTTTAGTAATTTCGTCTAATATCCAAACCACCGACGAGGCTTTTCTCCGGAAGGTTTTGGAAGTAAATACGGTAGCGCCGCTGGCCTTAATTAAAGCGGCATTGCCACAGCTATCGCAAAATCGTGGCAGCGTGTTAAACATTGGTTCGGTAAATGCCTGGAGCGGCGAGCCTAATCTGCTGGCTTATAGCATTTCTAAAGGTGCCCTCATGACCATGACCCGTAATTTGGGCGATACTTTGCACCGCGAAAATAACGTTCGGGTTAACCAGATTAATCCGGGTTGGGTGTTAACCGAAAACGAAGCCCAGCGCAAACACGAGCAAGGTTTACCCGAAGATTGGTACAAAGCTATTCCGAACGTATTTGCCCCGGCCGGTCGCATTTTGTGGCCCTCCGAAATAGCCGCCGCCGCTATTTACTGGCTCGCCGATGAAAGCGGCCCTATTAGCGGCCAGGTGGTAGATCTGGAGCAACATCCTTTCCTGGGTCGCAACCCACCCAAAGATGCTTCTACATTATCTACTTAA
- a CDS encoding DUF4440 domain-containing protein, giving the protein MSIYENLKIRYVLLLLTSCLSFGISATAQTPVEEVITTELAFAKLAVDQDTRAAFLAYMSDNSLLERQGKLIKGRPVYLQLPPDTSGKLIWYPTIATSSAAGDLGYTSGPYSYQVKGKAVAFGDFATVWEKHTNQKWTFVIDLGNSYEPIKEQSPPGKIEKINPANSKNLKNSSTDLLKIDQNLNAQIQLGLASAYVKVLHPSARLLRTGKPPYTTTAEKETLFAQKVTLQFKPEGYRIASSNDLGVVYGSCTLLEPNSDTAPQQGAYMHVWRKDAQKGWQLLHESINLAPKN; this is encoded by the coding sequence ATGAGCATTTACGAAAATTTAAAAATCCGGTATGTTTTACTTCTTTTAACTTCCTGCTTAAGTTTTGGTATTTCGGCTACCGCCCAAACTCCCGTAGAAGAAGTAATTACCACCGAACTGGCCTTTGCGAAGTTAGCAGTCGATCAGGATACCAGGGCCGCTTTTTTAGCTTATATGTCGGATAATTCGCTGCTGGAAAGACAAGGCAAACTCATTAAAGGCCGCCCGGTTTACCTGCAATTGCCTCCTGATACCAGCGGCAAGCTCATCTGGTACCCCACTATTGCCACCAGCTCGGCAGCCGGCGATTTAGGTTATACTTCCGGGCCTTACTCTTACCAGGTTAAAGGCAAAGCCGTAGCCTTTGGCGATTTTGCTACGGTCTGGGAAAAGCATACTAACCAAAAATGGACCTTCGTCATTGATTTGGGTAACTCCTACGAACCCATTAAAGAGCAAAGCCCGCCGGGTAAAATAGAGAAAATTAATCCGGCAAATTCTAAAAATTTAAAAAATAGTAGTACAGATTTATTAAAAATTGATCAAAACCTGAACGCCCAAATCCAGTTGGGCTTAGCTTCAGCGTATGTAAAAGTATTGCACCCTTCCGCCCGCCTATTACGTACCGGAAAGCCTCCTTACACTACTACGGCTGAGAAAGAAACTTTATTCGCACAAAAAGTCACGCTCCAGTTTAAGCCCGAAGGCTATAGAATTGCCTCGTCTAACGATTTAGGTGTGGTTTACGGAAGCTGCACGCTGTTAGAACCCAACTCCGATACGGCACCGCAACAAGGCGCTTATATGCACGTTTGGCGAAAAGATGCCCAAAAAGGCTGGCAATTGCTGCACGAGAGTATTAATTTGGCACCTAAAAATTAA
- the rpsA gene encoding 30S ribosomal protein S1 produces MSTNIDDFDWDKFESQKFGGAYSKDERAQLEQMYSETLNTVQEEEVIKGTIVGITDRDVILNIGFKSDGLVPLSEFRDQPDIKIGDEVEVFIEDQEDPNGQLILSRKKAKIVKAWDNIYSALENDTILEGMVKRRTKGGLIIDLYGVEAFLPGSQIDVKPIRDFDIFVGKKMEVKVVKINAAFDNVVVSHKVLIEKDLEQQRQGILNNLEKGQVLEGVIKNMTNFGVFIDLGGVDGLLHITDISWGRINHPQEVLELDQKVNVVVLDFDEDKKRISLGMKQLTPHPWDALSADIEVGSRIKGKIVNVADYGAFLEILPGVEGLIHVSEMSWSQHLRNPQDFIKQGDEIEAVVLTLDRDERKMSLGIKQLTEDPWTKQDVLQKYAVGTRHTGVVRNLTNFGLFIELEEGVDGLVHVSDLSWTKKIKHPSEFVKVGETLDVVVLELDVPNRRLALGHKQLEENPWDTFATVFHVGSIHRATILEKNDRGAVLELPYGIEGFAYPKNLVKEDGTTAEAGESLDFKVMEFSKDDRKIVLSHSNVYTDAKDEAAKAEKFLKKKPGTPGAAPQAAKSSDNKKKEEVKSTLGDLEALSALREQMQNNEKEVGTRKLQAAADARAAAENAPAGEDETPAE; encoded by the coding sequence ATGAGTACAAATATTGATGATTTTGACTGGGATAAATTTGAATCTCAGAAGTTTGGCGGCGCTTATTCTAAAGATGAGCGGGCCCAACTGGAACAAATGTATTCCGAAACCCTGAATACCGTTCAGGAAGAAGAAGTAATTAAAGGTACCATCGTGGGTATTACCGACCGGGACGTTATCCTGAACATCGGTTTTAAATCTGATGGTTTGGTGCCTCTGTCCGAATTCCGCGATCAGCCGGACATTAAAATTGGCGATGAAGTAGAAGTATTCATCGAAGATCAGGAAGATCCCAACGGTCAGTTAATTTTATCCCGTAAAAAAGCTAAAATTGTTAAAGCCTGGGATAACATTTACAGCGCCTTAGAAAACGATACTATTTTGGAAGGTATGGTTAAACGCCGCACCAAAGGTGGTTTAATCATTGACTTATACGGCGTAGAAGCTTTCTTACCAGGTTCGCAAATCGACGTGAAACCAATCCGCGATTTCGATATTTTCGTGGGTAAGAAAATGGAAGTGAAAGTAGTAAAAATCAATGCTGCTTTCGACAACGTGGTAGTTTCGCACAAAGTCCTGATCGAGAAAGATCTGGAGCAGCAACGCCAGGGCATCCTGAACAACCTGGAAAAAGGTCAGGTACTCGAAGGTGTAATCAAAAACATGACCAACTTCGGTGTATTCATCGATTTAGGTGGCGTAGATGGTTTACTGCACATTACCGATATTTCATGGGGACGGATCAACCACCCGCAGGAAGTGTTGGAATTAGACCAGAAAGTAAACGTAGTAGTTCTGGACTTCGACGAAGACAAGAAGCGTATCTCTTTAGGTATGAAGCAATTAACGCCTCATCCATGGGATGCTTTATCGGCTGACATTGAAGTTGGTTCGCGCATTAAAGGTAAAATTGTGAACGTGGCCGATTACGGCGCATTCCTGGAAATTTTACCGGGCGTAGAAGGCTTAATCCACGTTTCTGAAATGAGCTGGTCGCAGCACCTGCGTAACCCGCAAGATTTCATTAAACAAGGCGATGAAATTGAAGCTGTTGTTTTAACCCTGGACCGGGATGAGCGCAAAATGTCGTTAGGCATTAAGCAGTTAACCGAAGATCCATGGACGAAACAAGATGTGTTGCAGAAATACGCCGTGGGCACCCGCCACACTGGTGTAGTTCGTAACTTAACCAATTTTGGTTTATTCATCGAGCTGGAAGAAGGCGTTGATGGTTTAGTACACGTTTCTGACCTGTCCTGGACCAAGAAAATCAAACATCCTTCAGAATTCGTTAAAGTGGGCGAAACGTTAGATGTAGTAGTTCTGGAATTAGACGTGCCTAACCGCCGTTTAGCTTTAGGCCATAAGCAACTGGAAGAAAACCCATGGGATACTTTCGCTACGGTGTTCCACGTAGGTTCTATTCACCGGGCAACCATCCTGGAGAAAAACGACCGTGGTGCCGTATTAGAGTTACCTTACGGTATCGAAGGTTTTGCTTATCCTAAAAACCTGGTTAAAGAAGATGGAACTACTGCTGAGGCAGGCGAATCATTAGACTTTAAAGTAATGGAATTCTCGAAAGATGACCGCAAAATTGTATTGTCTCACTCGAACGTATATACTGATGCGAAAGATGAGGCTGCTAAAGCGGAAAAATTCTTGAAGAAAAAACCAGGTACGCCAGGTGCTGCTCCGCAAGCGGCTAAGTCATCAGACAACAAGAAGAAAGAGGAAGTTAAATCTACTTTAGGCGATTTAGAAGCTCTTTCGGCTTTGCGGGAACAAATGCAGAACAACGAAAAAGAAGTTGGTACCCGTAAGTTGCAAGCAGCTGCTGACGCCAGAGCTGCCGCAGAAAATGCACCGGCCGGCGAAGACGAAACTCCTGCAGAATAA
- a CDS encoding response regulator transcription factor → MINILLVDDHKIIRDGIRSLLKDESTIEVVGEASNAQELIEILPDKDVDVILMDLNMPVMDGFEGTKFVKDNYPDKKVLVLSMLDNENYISKVMDAGASGYILKNTGREEMIYAITTVAAGNYFICTEIALNLLKRVQSSATKVETNGSRQPGDLSKREIEVLRLIAEGLTNAEIADKLFTSKRTIESHRQHLIEKTQAKNTAALVKFALEKGIID, encoded by the coding sequence ATGATAAACATATTACTGGTAGATGACCATAAAATAATCCGGGATGGAATTAGATCTTTGTTAAAGGATGAATCTACCATAGAGGTAGTGGGTGAAGCTTCTAACGCGCAAGAGTTAATCGAAATTTTACCCGACAAGGACGTTGATGTTATTTTAATGGACCTGAATATGCCCGTTATGGATGGGTTTGAGGGTACCAAATTCGTGAAAGATAATTATCCGGATAAGAAAGTACTGGTACTGTCTATGTTGGATAACGAGAATTACATTTCTAAAGTAATGGATGCGGGAGCTTCGGGCTATATTTTAAAAAATACCGGCCGCGAAGAAATGATTTACGCTATAACTACGGTAGCTGCGGGTAATTATTTTATTTGTACCGAAATTGCCCTAAATCTTTTAAAACGGGTTCAATCTTCGGCCACTAAAGTAGAAACTAATGGCAGCCGGCAGCCCGGTGATTTATCTAAACGGGAGATAGAAGTTTTACGGCTCATTGCCGAAGGACTTACCAATGCCGAGATCGCGGATAAACTGTTTACCAGCAAACGCACCATAGAATCGCACCGGCAACACTTAATCGAGAAAACGCAAGCTAAAAACACAGCAGCGCTCGTTAAATTTGCTTTGGAAAAAGGTATTATCGATTAA
- a CDS encoding orotidine 5'-phosphate decarboxylase / HUMPS family protein — protein sequence MKPIVQISLDLTNLAEALDTAAMALRAGVDWLEAGTPFILAEGLHGVRHLAEAFPGVPLVADLKTMDGGYLEAEMMAKAGATHVVVMARAHAETIKCVVKAGRDFGVKVMGDNMVCEDMVAGAKWLEDLGCDYIIHHIGYDERRGIAAQGKRMPSPLDQLREVVQAVQVPVQAVGGLSLEQAIQCPAYGAPLVVLGAPLTIDADAFKTADGNLEESLRLICEKIHAYGDVPVGPTATI from the coding sequence ATGAAACCCATTGTGCAAATTTCTTTGGATCTGACCAATTTAGCGGAAGCTTTAGATACGGCGGCAATGGCCTTACGGGCTGGTGTAGATTGGCTGGAAGCCGGCACTCCTTTTATTCTGGCCGAAGGCTTGCACGGGGTGCGCCACTTAGCCGAAGCTTTCCCGGGGGTACCTTTAGTTGCCGATTTAAAGACCATGGATGGCGGTTACCTGGAAGCCGAAATGATGGCGAAAGCCGGTGCCACGCACGTGGTAGTCATGGCCCGGGCGCACGCCGAAACTATTAAGTGCGTGGTAAAAGCCGGCCGAGATTTTGGCGTAAAAGTAATGGGCGACAACATGGTTTGCGAAGATATGGTGGCCGGAGCAAAATGGCTCGAAGATTTAGGCTGCGATTACATCATTCATCATATTGGTTACGACGAACGCCGGGGTATTGCGGCGCAAGGAAAACGCATGCCCAGCCCTTTAGATCAGTTGCGGGAAGTAGTGCAGGCGGTGCAGGTGCCCGTGCAAGCGGTGGGCGGACTCTCGCTGGAACAAGCTATTCAGTGTCCGGCGTATGGCGCTCCTTTAGTGGTGCTGGGTGCTCCTTTAACCATCGATGCCGATGCTTTTAAAACCGCCGATGGTAACCTGGAAGAATCGCTCCGGCTGATTTGCGAAAAAATCCACGCTTACGGCGATGTACCGGTGGGCCCAACTGCCACTATATAA
- a CDS encoding zinc-binding dehydrogenase yields MKSAAVVNYSPEKGSVEIREISKPAIGDDDVLLEVANVGVCGSDLHQWTSDHSWPVNYPVVLGHEFGGHIVELGSRVTGWQEGDRVVSETAAVIDQNNPMSRRGLYNLDPTRKGFGYGVDGAMTRFVRVPARCLHRVPENLPFEQACLTEPCSVAFNAVVENSRIKPGDRVIVLGPGTIGILCAAVARLCGAEVAMVGLEADRHRLSIAAEYGCDTIVGDATAWAQQRDGLGADCIIDAAGVSATLKSALQLVRPNGHITKVGWGPQPIQFSLDPLVQKNVTLQGSFSHNWPIWERVIALLASGQLNVKPIIGGVWAVTDWHEAFEKMHRGEVVKSVLKPV; encoded by the coding sequence ATGAAATCGGCTGCCGTTGTTAATTATTCCCCGGAAAAAGGATCCGTAGAAATCCGAGAAATTAGTAAACCCGCAATTGGCGACGACGATGTGTTGCTGGAAGTAGCCAATGTGGGAGTTTGCGGCAGCGATTTGCACCAATGGACCTCCGACCATAGTTGGCCGGTAAATTACCCGGTAGTACTGGGTCATGAGTTTGGCGGCCACATTGTAGAATTAGGTAGCCGGGTTACCGGCTGGCAAGAAGGCGACCGGGTAGTAAGCGAAACCGCTGCCGTCATTGATCAGAACAATCCGATGAGCCGGCGCGGCCTGTATAACCTCGATCCAACCCGCAAAGGTTTTGGCTACGGTGTAGATGGCGCCATGACCCGTTTTGTGCGGGTACCGGCCCGTTGTCTGCACCGCGTACCCGAAAATTTACCTTTCGAACAAGCCTGTCTAACCGAGCCGTGCAGCGTAGCCTTTAACGCCGTAGTAGAAAACTCCCGGATAAAACCCGGCGACCGGGTAATTGTGCTGGGGCCTGGTACCATCGGCATTTTATGTGCGGCAGTGGCCCGGCTTTGCGGCGCTGAAGTGGCCATGGTGGGTTTAGAAGCTGACCGTCATCGCTTAAGCATTGCCGCCGAATACGGCTGCGACACCATTGTGGGCGATGCAACCGCCTGGGCGCAACAGCGCGATGGTTTAGGCGCTGATTGTATTATTGATGCCGCCGGAGTGAGCGCTACTTTAAAATCAGCTTTACAGTTAGTGCGCCCGAATGGCCACATTACCAAAGTAGGCTGGGGGCCGCAACCCATCCAGTTCTCCCTGGATCCTTTGGTGCAGAAAAACGTGACTTTACAAGGAAGTTTCAGTCATAATTGGCCTATCTGGGAAAGGGTAATTGCCTTGTTAGCCAGTGGTCAGTTAAACGTTAAACCTATTATTGGTGGCGTTTGGGCAGTTACGGATTGGCACGAAGCATTTGAAAAAATGCACCGCGGTGAAGTAGTTAAAAGCGTTTTAAAACCGGTTTAA
- a CDS encoding SMI1/KNR4 family protein, whose product MAIDQNEFWDENYYNHPSLTEDMLSAAETILNVKLPKLLIDLLRIQNGGYTKGFAFPMAEKTTWAPNHVPLTNLFGIVADKSIETAQNILATPYMIKEWGLPEKQVLLTGDGPWWITLDYRNSDVPTVRWIDVDCGEDIHVADSFDDFINGLLPVISFIEK is encoded by the coding sequence ATGGCGATTGATCAAAACGAATTTTGGGATGAAAACTATTATAATCACCCCAGCTTAACAGAAGACATGCTTAGTGCCGCCGAAACAATATTGAATGTTAAATTACCAAAGTTATTGATTGATTTATTAAGAATTCAGAACGGCGGATATACTAAAGGGTTTGCTTTTCCGATGGCTGAAAAAACAACTTGGGCACCGAACCACGTGCCCTTAACCAACTTGTTTGGAATTGTAGCTGATAAAAGCATAGAAACAGCGCAAAATATTCTAGCTACTCCTTATATGATTAAGGAGTGGGGTTTACCCGAAAAACAAGTATTACTTACCGGCGACGGACCTTGGTGGATTACTCTGGATTATCGCAACAGTGATGTTCCTACTGTGAGGTGGATTGATGTAGATTGTGGAGAAGATATTCATGTAGCCGATTCGTTTGATGATTTTATAAATGGCTTATTACCTGTTATTTCCTTTATTGAAAAATAA
- a CDS encoding HNH endonuclease, which produces MDQKVLILNQDYSAISLCSIHKAFILLFLDKAELVEKRNGVLRTISKSFPVPSIIRLQRYVNVPYKGIALSRQNIMRRDQFRCLYCDSTKNLTIDHIIPRSRGGESNWTNLGTACMRCNTRKGDRTPEEANMQLKQKPKKPSLTSFLVLHSDTIDTSWHTYLRTKN; this is translated from the coding sequence ATGGACCAGAAAGTACTTATATTAAATCAGGATTATTCGGCTATTTCGCTTTGCAGCATTCATAAAGCTTTTATTTTATTGTTTCTTGATAAAGCCGAATTAGTAGAAAAGCGAAACGGCGTTTTAAGAACTATCAGCAAGTCTTTTCCGGTTCCTTCCATTATCCGTTTGCAGCGCTACGTAAATGTGCCCTACAAAGGCATTGCCCTAAGCCGGCAGAATATTATGCGCCGCGATCAGTTCCGGTGTTTATACTGTGACTCCACCAAAAACCTGACCATCGATCATATCATTCCCCGGTCGCGGGGGGGCGAATCGAACTGGACTAATCTGGGAACGGCCTGTATGCGGTGCAATACCCGCAAAGGCGACCGCACGCCCGAGGAAGCCAACATGCAGTTAAAGCAAAAGCCCAAAAAACCCAGTTTAACTTCTTTTCTGGTTCTCCATTCCGATACCATTGATACGAGCTGGCACACGTATTTGCGAACCAAGAATTAA
- a CDS encoding aminotransferase class IV, with protein sequence MQQQYDPRNADIKVWVNGLRDRQQARVSVFDSAVQGGDAVWEGIRIYQGYAFLLEQHLDRLLESAHALAFAQVPDRQTIKEAIFATLQANSMTDNAHIRLTLTRGEKITSGMDPRLNQAGCTLIVLAEHKPPVYDNAAGIKLITSAIRRNSPQFLDSKIHHNNLLNNILAKIEANVAGADDAVMLDNQGFVAETNATNLFMVKKGTLYTPLPDACLPGLTRKLVLELAQELHITSKEKNISLTEFYNADEAFATGTMGELTPIQEIDGRQIRNQQEGSVLNQLQNHFRTKIPVYGVKLPF encoded by the coding sequence ATGCAGCAACAATACGACCCCCGCAATGCCGATATTAAAGTTTGGGTAAATGGTTTACGCGACCGGCAGCAAGCCCGGGTTTCGGTTTTTGATAGTGCCGTGCAGGGCGGCGATGCCGTATGGGAAGGCATCCGGATTTACCAGGGATATGCTTTTTTATTAGAACAACACCTCGATCGCTTGTTAGAATCGGCGCACGCGTTGGCATTTGCCCAGGTACCCGACCGCCAAACCATTAAAGAAGCTATTTTTGCCACCTTGCAAGCCAATAGCATGACCGACAATGCGCACATCCGGCTAACGCTTACCCGGGGCGAAAAAATTACTTCGGGCATGGACCCGCGCTTAAACCAGGCCGGCTGCACCTTAATTGTGTTGGCCGAACACAAACCGCCGGTTTACGACAACGCAGCGGGCATTAAATTAATTACCAGCGCCATCCGGCGAAACAGTCCGCAATTTCTGGATTCTAAAATCCACCATAATAATTTACTTAATAACATTCTGGCCAAAATAGAAGCCAATGTAGCCGGTGCCGATGATGCCGTAATGCTGGATAATCAAGGATTTGTGGCCGAAACCAATGCTACTAATTTGTTTATGGTAAAGAAAGGAACCTTATACACGCCACTTCCGGACGCGTGTTTGCCCGGCCTCACGCGTAAGCTGGTACTGGAATTAGCGCAGGAACTTCATATTACGAGTAAAGAAAAAAATATTTCCCTCACCGAATTTTATAACGCCGACGAAGCTTTTGCCACCGGCACCATGGGCGAATTAACACCCATTCAGGAAATAGACGGCCGCCAAATCAGAAATCAACAAGAAGGCTCGGTACTAAATCAACTCCAAAATCATTTCCGTACCAAAATACCGGTTTACGGGGTTAAGCTGCCGTTTTAA
- a CDS encoding AraC family transcriptional regulator — protein sequence MNLITLLQIILAAGALLGLVLAILLFIRKPNQLANRLLSLLILCLALQSFLIAFDTQEFLEQRPQLSRISWLLPMVFGPMLYLFIRKLIARNPRLFPIEIIHFIPVVVALFYLLPYFIQSQEKTIAFLSNLDASRHNDFNLIRQVTLFQVLFYLVYSLKTLAQYDKRIVNTFSNLENKKLIWLKKVVYVLLAIFLAAVLAVTLNNWYLPVLTELYHYYLHFLIVIILVFWIGFKTLYQKQIFLKNKAHATLSQDGETYLNEFEKDLIIPDGPVTEPMGVPGLPKKYRKYTLKPAALQKYYERLNAIMETQKPYRQSNLTIQELADMLQMPRQYLLYLIHEQLGKSFYDFINQYRIAEVQAFLAESKEHSLTKQELAQSAGFTSEAAMEAVFMQLTGKSATEY from the coding sequence ATGAATTTAATTACATTGCTGCAAATAATTTTAGCGGCAGGTGCCCTGCTGGGTTTAGTTTTAGCTATTTTGTTATTTATCCGGAAGCCGAATCAATTAGCTAACCGGCTATTGAGCTTATTGATTTTGTGCCTGGCCCTGCAATCTTTTTTAATTGCATTTGATACCCAGGAATTCCTGGAACAAAGGCCGCAGTTAAGCCGCATCAGCTGGCTCTTGCCTATGGTATTTGGCCCGATGTTGTATTTGTTTATTCGTAAATTAATTGCTCGTAATCCCCGGCTTTTTCCCATCGAAATTATTCATTTTATTCCGGTAGTAGTGGCGCTGTTTTACCTGTTGCCTTATTTTATTCAAAGCCAGGAAAAAACCATTGCATTTTTAAGTAACCTGGACGCCAGCCGGCACAACGACTTTAATTTAATCCGGCAAGTAACGCTTTTTCAGGTTTTATTTTACCTGGTATATTCATTAAAAACCTTAGCGCAGTACGACAAACGCATTGTAAATACATTTTCTAATCTGGAAAACAAAAAGCTGATATGGCTTAAAAAAGTGGTTTATGTGTTACTGGCTATTTTTTTAGCCGCCGTACTAGCGGTTACCCTTAATAACTGGTATTTACCGGTTTTAACGGAGCTGTACCATTATTACCTACATTTTTTAATAGTCATTATTTTAGTTTTCTGGATTGGCTTTAAAACTTTATATCAAAAACAGATTTTTTTAAAAAATAAGGCCCATGCAACATTAAGCCAGGATGGTGAAACCTATTTAAACGAGTTTGAAAAAGATTTAATTATTCCGGATGGTCCGGTAACAGAACCGATGGGCGTACCGGGATTGCCGAAAAAATACCGCAAGTACACTCTAAAACCGGCCGCCCTCCAGAAATATTACGAACGCCTGAATGCTATCATGGAAACGCAAAAGCCTTACCGGCAAAGCAACCTAACAATTCAGGAACTTGCCGATATGTTGCAAATGCCCCGGCAATATTTATTATATTTAATACATGAGCAGTTAGGTAAATCTTTTTACGATTTTATTAACCAGTACCGCATTGCCGAAGTGCAGGCGTTCCTTGCCGAATCTAAAGAGCATTCTTTAACAAAACAGGAACTTGCCCAAAGTGCCGGCTTTACTTCCGAAGCAGCCATGGAAGCCGTCTTTATGCAATTAACCGGCAAAAGCGCCACCGAGTACTAA